Below is a genomic region from Choristoneura fumiferana chromosome 30, NRCan_CFum_1, whole genome shotgun sequence.
AAGGGAGATCATATTCAAGGTAATAAAATTTTTCGAGAGCGAAAAACAGAATAGAGGCTATGCGTTCCCTGTTGAAAATGTGATCAAGCGGTCGTGTGCGGCCACGGGGCTTTCAGAGAGCACCATAAAACGAATTAAAAGAGACGGTTTACGCGCTGAAGCGACGCAAACGCGTATGACAGGACCGAAGAAAAAACGAGTCAGGAAAACGAAAGTGCAGCTCGATTACTTCCAATTGTGTGCTTTAAGAGGCATAGTAAACAGCTATTCCATGAGAAAAGAAGTACCAACGCTTGGTAAGATTTTAATGGCAGCCAAGCATGAATTAAACTACCGGGGGGGCAAGGAATCCTTAAGGTTAATACTGTTGAATAAGTTAGGGATTAAGTTCAAGAAGTGCGAGAAGAAGAATAAAAAGCCCCCTGAGGCTCCGCAGCAGCCAATACAG
It encodes:
- the LOC141444891 gene encoding uncharacterized protein isoform X1 yields the protein MNVQVQEVQVLNQNQVRPDQSILQNALVQLQTPQEQQQQQQQQMPTQMLTTISVEVAVDETKKTKADKKKKEAIDGQAREIIFKVIKFFESEKQNRGYAFPVENVIKRSCAATGLSESTIKRIKRDGLRAEATQTRMTGPKKKRVRKTKVQLDYFQLCALRGIVNSYSMRKEVPTLGKILMAAKHELNYRGGKESLRLILLNKLGIKFKKCEKKNKKPPEAPQQPIQQPPQHMMPPPMPQMKPIDNQCVYTTMMQQVPPVSY